The Rhinoderma darwinii isolate aRhiDar2 chromosome 8, aRhiDar2.hap1, whole genome shotgun sequence genome has a window encoding:
- the LOC142658782 gene encoding UAP56-interacting factor-like isoform X2, with product MEVEESQAEADMQEENKKIDMSLDDIIKLQKEESGAQFSSNQSSQNGRIKRANFQNKRYFRNPSRNQQGPGRPKPGFKQQRYTGMTMRNNTLGPITRQRAAASLNGVSPLNRPNLSTMRSQKMVNTQMQKVQRNTKKYRTANIPVQPLTRRINTQNRRPQIGEGQRQQRTNTVNRNRRLTQVTINQGKRQTNARRWQNNAGLGSTLTVSVPNPKASFVAQSEKTPMKRPRGRFRKSEVQPNDPRPKGVPLKFNFRAMANHTNVTLNDRFSTLEIKGQYTPARRGGRTVMLT from the exons ATGACATCATAAAACTTCAAAAAGAAGAGTCAGGCGCTCAGTTCTCCTCGAATCAAAGCAGCCAGAATGGCAGAATTAAAAGGGCCAATTTCCAAAATAAGAGATATTTTAGGAACCCATCAAGAAATCAACAAG GACCTGGCAGACCTAAACCAGGTTTTAAACAGCAAAGGTATACTGGTATGACTATGAGGAACAATACCCTTGGTCCAATAACAAGACAAAGAGCTGCTGCTTCACTGAATGGTGTGAGCCCGCTCAATAGGCCGAATCTTTCCACAATG AGATCTCAGAAGATGGTGAACACACAAATGCAAAAGGTCCAACGAAACACAAAGAAATATAGAACCGCAAATATTCCTGTGCAGCCATTAACAAGGAG AATTAACACCCAGAATAGAAGACCACAAATAGGTGAAGGACAAAGGCAGCAAAGAACAAATACAGTCAACCGAAATAGAAGA TTAACACAAGTCACTATAAATCAGGGGAAAAGACAGACAAATGCAAGAAG GTGGCAAAACAATGCTGGTTTAGGATCCACCTTAACTGTTTCTGTCCCGAACCCTAAAGCAAGCTTTGTTGCTCA ATCCGAAAAAACACCAATGAAGCGACCAAGAGGGAGATTTCGAAAATCAGAAGTACAGCCCAACGACCCCCGTCCAAAAGGAGTTCCACTGAAATTTAATTTCCGGGCTATGGCCAATCAT ACTAATGTCACACTGAATGATCGGTTCTCTACGCTCGAGATTAAAGGACAGTATACACCAGCAAGAAGAGGGGGGCGGACAGTCATGCTCACTTAA
- the LOC142658782 gene encoding UAP56-interacting factor-like isoform X1, translated as MEVEESQAEADMQEENKKIDMSLDDIIKLQKEESGAQFSSNQSSQNGRIKRANFQNKRYFRNPSRNQQGPGRPKPGFKQQRYTGMTMRNNTLGPITRQRAAASLNGVSPLNRPNLSTMRSQKMVNTQMQKVQRNTKKYRTANIPVQPLTRSRINTQNRRPQIGEGQRQQRTNTVNRNRRLTQVTINQGKRQTNARRWQNNAGLGSTLTVSVPNPKASFVAQSEKTPMKRPRGRFRKSEVQPNDPRPKGVPLKFNFRAMANHTNVTLNDRFSTLEIKGQYTPARRGGRTVMLT; from the exons ATGACATCATAAAACTTCAAAAAGAAGAGTCAGGCGCTCAGTTCTCCTCGAATCAAAGCAGCCAGAATGGCAGAATTAAAAGGGCCAATTTCCAAAATAAGAGATATTTTAGGAACCCATCAAGAAATCAACAAG GACCTGGCAGACCTAAACCAGGTTTTAAACAGCAAAGGTATACTGGTATGACTATGAGGAACAATACCCTTGGTCCAATAACAAGACAAAGAGCTGCTGCTTCACTGAATGGTGTGAGCCCGCTCAATAGGCCGAATCTTTCCACAATG AGATCTCAGAAGATGGTGAACACACAAATGCAAAAGGTCCAACGAAACACAAAGAAATATAGAACCGCAAATATTCCTGTGCAGCCATTAACAAGGAG CAGAATTAACACCCAGAATAGAAGACCACAAATAGGTGAAGGACAAAGGCAGCAAAGAACAAATACAGTCAACCGAAATAGAAGA TTAACACAAGTCACTATAAATCAGGGGAAAAGACAGACAAATGCAAGAAG GTGGCAAAACAATGCTGGTTTAGGATCCACCTTAACTGTTTCTGTCCCGAACCCTAAAGCAAGCTTTGTTGCTCA ATCCGAAAAAACACCAATGAAGCGACCAAGAGGGAGATTTCGAAAATCAGAAGTACAGCCCAACGACCCCCGTCCAAAAGGAGTTCCACTGAAATTTAATTTCCGGGCTATGGCCAATCAT ACTAATGTCACACTGAATGATCGGTTCTCTACGCTCGAGATTAAAGGACAGTATACACCAGCAAGAAGAGGGGGGCGGACAGTCATGCTCACTTAA